The Candidatus Zixiibacteriota bacterium nucleotide sequence GCGTTGCCGCGTGGCCTCGTCGATATGGGTCGGCACAGGCGGCAGCGCCAGATTAAGCGTGTCGGTGGCGTCAAAGTCAAGAAGCGTGGCCAGCTCGCGCCGCTGTTCACCCAACTGGTTTTCGACCGAGTGCCCCTCAAGCTCGGCGTCCAACCGGGCGGAACCGGTGAGCAGGTATCCTTCCTCAGACAGCACACCATCGGACAGTTTGGCCGAATCAATATGCTCCTGAAGCGACGCCTTTTTGAGCTTGTCTCCGGCAATCTCGGCCTGCAGCGCCAGTTGCAGCGTACCGAGATAGGCTTCGGTGATCTCTTTCTTGAGCGCCGTGGTCTCTTCGAGACGGGTGACCTCGGCAATCTTGAGATCATCCTCACGGTTATGAAGTTCGTTTTTCACCGACGATGGCCGAAACAGCGGCTGGGCCAGGCTGAAGCTGAACGATCCCTGTTTACGCAACTGGTCAACGAACACTTCGTCCACAGGATCGTACCGTGTGTCCGGGTACCGGTTGTCCTCTGATGTCAGGTCGGCGGTGGCGGTCAGCGTGCCGCCGGTGACAAGCGTCTGCTTAAGCTCAATGAACGAGCTGAAGTCGAGATTGCGCGTCTTGAACGGCTGGCGGTCCAGCGGATTGCGAAACGGCTGATAGGCCAGTGACTTTCGAAAACTGGGCAGCGACCCGTTGATTGAGATCTCCGGAAGATACATGTTGATACGCCGTGCCGAATAGAGCTGCTGGGCGACTTCGAGATTTCCCTCGATCATCTCGCCCCGCATGGTGCGGCTCAGACCTATATCGAGCGCCTCCTGGAGGGTTAAATCCCGCGACCTGGCCGGCGGTACGAATACGACCGCCAGCAAGCCGCCAAGAAGTACTGCCTGACTGACACTTGGCGTGTGCATACGCTAAAGTCCTCTAAAATGACAAAAGGTTATTCGTACCGGAGCGACTCGATCACGTCCAGTTGAGCCGCCTTGCGCGCAGGATAGATCCCGAAGATCAGTCCAACCGCGGTGGAAACGCCGACCGCCAGAACAATCGAAAACAGAGAGATAATCGTCGGCCAGCCGGCATAAAAAGTAATCGCGCGGGAGATAATATAGCCCACCGCCAGGCCGATCGCGCAGCCCAGCAAGCAGATGACCACCGCTTCGAGCAGAAACTGGCGGAGGATATCGCTCTGGCGCGCTCCCACCGCCCGCCGGACGCCGATCTCGCGAGTGCGTTCGAGCACGGTCGCCAACATGATGTTCATGATACCGATACCGCCCACCAACAGCGAAAGCCCGGCGATTGCGCCCATCACGATATTGAATATTTGCTGTGTCTTCTGGGACTGGCGCAGCAGCGACTCGGGAACGACAATTTCATAATCTTCTACTCCACCGTGGCGGCGCTTGAGAACCTGCTGCACAAGTTTGCTGACCGCGGGGATGAATTCGAGGTCGGCAACAGTTATGGTGAGCTGATCTATTTCGGGAGTGTTGTATGCTTGCTGCGGTTCGGTCTCGGTCATGCCGCCGTGGCGCCAGAAAATCTGCCGCTCCGCCTGGGGAACCACCCGGTCGAACTTCTTGGCGGCGGTGCGAAAGGGAATGTACACGTCCTCGTTGAAGTTCTTAAGTTCGAGACCCTCAACCTTGCCGCGGCCGATATATTTGTCCGCCATCACGCCGATCACGACAAAATCGAGATCCCCGGCTCGCACCGATTTGCCGATCGGATCTTCAAAGGCAAACAACTCCCGCTTCGCCTTCGCTCCCAGCACGCACACCTGCGAGAACTCATCGTTGTCTAATTCGGTGATAAACCGTCCCCGTTCGACGTCGATTGACGATGAATAGACGAACGACGGCTCGGTCGCTACTACGCGCACCGCCGCCTCGCCGCCTGAGTAACCAACCGTCGGAATCGGTTCGAAGCGTTGCGGCACCACGTTTACCACCAGATCACTGAACTGAGCGATATTGGCGCCGTCCTCAAGGCAAAGACCCGGCGAACGCCCCAAAGACTGGATCGCCCCGGGAGTCTCTTCGGGGATCCGCGCGTTGACGATTATATTATTGATCCCGAGAATCGAGATCTGTTCGAGCGCTTCCTGCTTGGCCCCCTCGCCGATTGATAACATCGACACCACCGCCGCCACCCCCATGATCACGCCCAGCATGGTCAGGGCGGTACGGAGCTTGTGCGCGGTGAGCGAATCGGTCGATATTTGTAAGACTCGGCTGTAATCCATGGTCAGCCTGTTCAGCGCGGCCTGCGCCCCCCCTGCGGGTGCTGCTGACCCCCTTGCGGCCTTTGAGCGCCCTCGCCCTGGGGCATGCGCCGTCCCTTGTTCAATTCCGGTTCGGTCGCCTTTTCACCGGGCAGGGTGGGCTCTTCCAGGGTAGGATCGACCAGACAGATCTTCTCGCCCCCCTTGAGCCCCTCGGTAATCTCGATTTCCATGTCGTTGCGACGGCCGACTTTCACTTCAGCCTCGCGCTTGTTGTCCAGGTAAACCACCGTCCGACCCTCTTTCTCGAAGACCGCTTCGAGCGGAACCTTGACCAGGTCAGGCGTTTGGTCGATTACGATGCGGCAGGCCGCCGACATACCCGGCTTGAGCTGCTCGTCCTTGTCGTCAATAACCACTTCGATATCAAAAACGTTGATCTTGGAATTGGGATCTTTCTTTCGGGCCAGAGTGCTCTTCTTGATTACCTCGCCGGCGTATTTTCGATCGGGAACTGCGTCGAGCGTAACAATCACCTGTTGCCCGGAGTCCACTCGCGCCGCGTCCACTTCGGACACCGCCGCCTTGACAATCATCTCGCTCAAATCCGGCAGATTGACCAGTCCCTGGCCCGGCCAGGGGGAATCACCCTCCTGCACTTTGGCCATCGCGCTCCCCTTCCAGATTTCGAGATAGACCACCATACCCGGGATAGGCGCAGTGATCGTCATCTGCTCCAGTTCCTTGCGCGCGATATTGACTTTGTCGCGAGCCCGCTGGACTTCCAGCTCAGCTTTCTGTACATCCGACGTCAACTGGTCCAGTTTCCCCTGGTAATTCAGCTTGGCCAGGTCGAGCTCCAGCCTGGCCTCCTCGGCCAGGCGGGGCGCCTCGTGCTTCTGCTCATCGTACTTGCGCTCAGCGCGCTGCAGCTCAAGTTCCAGGTTCTTTTTCTGGATGGTGTACTCCTGCTTGGCGCGCTCGAGGGTGGTCTGCATGATCTTGAGAGTCGACTCGTTGTCGGCCAGCTCGGCCAGCTGCTGGGTGGCGTCGAACTTGATTATTGTGTCGCCGACCTCAACATGTGACCCCTCCGGCGCGAGCCAGGTGATCTGCAGGCTGCGTATTCGCGGTGCGGAAAGCGTGTACGCCCGGGCGGCATCGACCGTGCCGGTCGCCTGCTGCGTGATATTCAGCGGGCCGACACTCGCCTGCACCGTGGGGATCTCGTACCCTTTGGTAAAGAGCGCGTTTACGCCGAGATACCCGCCGACAATGATGATTAAAACCAGAGCGCCGATAGCATATTTACTCACTTGCTGACCTCAATCCTTGGGGCTCGTTAACGTGGCACAGACCTCATGTCGGGACCGTAAAGGTCCCGACCTACCGAATCCAAACGACAGTCTACCCGAACCAAACGACATTCATCCATTCTACGCCGATTCCTCCGCATAGTTGCTCACCCGTACTTTGATCTTCCACCGGTCATGGGTCCACATCCACAGCTCGGGCCGATTCCGGATCTGCGCTTCGAGAAAACTCAAGTACGCGGCAGTCATGGCGCGGATATCCGCCTCGTCATCGCCCGAGTGCGGCGGCAAAATGACATCTCCGACCACGTACACATGCCGATCATAATTGTCTCGTCGCAGCAGCACCGGTACCAGGGGGCAGTCGCAGCGGAGCGCAAAAAGGGCGGGCCCGCGCGCCACCGCGGCCGGTCGCCCGAAAAAGTCCATCACCAGCGTGCCCGCGGAGGCGTGTTGATCGGCGATCATGAGCACCAGGTGGTTGTCCTGCAACGCCCGAAAGACCGGCCGCGTATTGGCCGGAACTTCCCACACCTTGACACCAATCCGCTCGCGAAGATTAATCACCAGCCCGTTAATCAGCGGATTCTGCTGTGTTAGCGCCAAAGCGTGGGTCGGAAACCCGAGCGCCGCCAGACCGGTGCCGCACAGCTCCCAGTTGCCGTAGTGCGCCGACACGATCACCGCGCCGCGACCCGCCTCGAGCGCCCGTCTCACCGGCCCCAGAGCGGAGCCGTCCACGATAGCCTTGGTATCACTGGAGTCCATCCGCCGGAACCGAGCCAGCCCCACTGCTGTCCGTCCGAGATTGGTGAACACACCTCTGACAAGATCACGAATCTGGCGATCTGTCAACTCTGTTCCCAGCGCCTGTTTCATGTTGTCAAAGGCCAGGCGGCGGCGCGATGTGAGCAGAAGATGGGCCACTCGCCCCAGCGCCGCTCCGAAGGCATCGGCCAGGCGGGCCGACAGGACATTGGCGACAGCCATCCCGAAAAGGGCGGCCAGATATTCGATACGATGTTTCAGCGACGCCATGGCTCGTCATCGTCGCTTTCTTCCGGCCGCCGGGGATCACCGTAGTCGAAGTCTGTCGACGCCAGTTTCTCTTCCTCTTCCCAGCGACGGTAAACCTTGCGGCGCCGGAGTATCTTCAAAACAAAGCCGATCACAAGTATCAGCGCCAGGGCCAGCCAGAAATAGATCGTGTCCGCCATCAGTCCCACCAGATTGAATCGCTGGCGCAAATATACGCGAATCTCCTCTTCAAAATCAGCATAATTCGACCCGGTGGCAGCCATCATGGCAATATCGATCGGCACACCCCGCGCCAGCTGATCTAAGAAGATGTTCACACCTTCGATCTTATATGTGTCAAACAAATACTGCACGGCCACGTACGATTGCGCGTAGGCCAGCCGCGCTTTGGATTCGTCGAAACGATTGACCTGATTGATTTCCTCGAGTGGAACGAACTGCCCGGCTACCGACGCCAGATTGAGGGTGAGATTTTCCGACCAGGACCACTCCATCGAGACCACCATCGCCAGGCCCTCGTCGAACCAGCGTGGCGCGGCGTGTAGCCCGGTTCGATAGGCCAGGGCCAGATGGGAGTACTCATGGGCCAGCAGCTCGCGCAGGGGTCGATTGAGACGAAACGAGTCCGGCGATTTTATCACGATCCGCTGCCGCACGGGAATGGCGGCGGCCGCACCCCAATCCGGGAATTGGCCCCCGATCAGGCTGTCGAAGGTCGCTTCCGAGGCGGCGAGGTACACCTCGGCCTGAAACTCGAGATCGCTGCGAAGGAGCTTTTGCAGCCGGGTTCGAGTTGCCTGCAGGATCGAATCGGCGAGGTCGACATAGTGCGGATGATCGAAGTGGTAAGTAAAATAATCTCGCTGAACCGGGCTCGATTCGGCGTAGAGTGCTCAAGAGAGCAGGATTACTCCGGCCAGAACGAAAACGCCTGCACAAGACCTCATCGGGCGAATATAATCAACGGCCCAGAACAAAGACAGGAGAGTGAAAAAAAGGGGGGGGGCAGAATCCCTGGACCGCGCTCGGTCGTCGATTCTGCCATCATTCGATATCTATCTGATATCTGGTAGCGCGCCCGCAGTGGGTTGTTCGCATTTCAGCGAAACACAATTGTCAAAACCACGTCTCACGCCAACGCATTCGACTCAGGCGTTATGAGCTACGTCGCTAATGCATGCCGCCGGACGCGCCCAATGACCGCCACACCAAACGCCTAATGATGGCAGCCGCAGGAGGTTTTTACTTCGATCTTGTGGGGCACCCCGTATTTGTCCGCCAGTGCGACCGCCAGTTTCAAATACTTCGCGTGCGTCCCCTCACCCATGTGATGAGACTCCACGTGGCCGAACGCCTCGAGCAGGCGGTTTTGCTCGTCGCCGCTGAGTATGCGGTCAGCCATGGGGAACAACACCCGGTCCTCTTTCTGGATATGGGCGCGCAGCAGTTCCACATAGCCGCCGGCGTTGTGAGCGAACGCCCGCACAGCGGTGGCGTCGCCGCCCGACGCCGCCTCGATATTCCCCGCCATGCCCGCCACAAACTGCCGGCCCTGATCGTGCTCGTAAAGCATCTGCCCGACCGGGCCGCCTTCTTTAGTCATTCCGTTTTCGATCAGCGCCGCGAACAGGTGGTTTTCCTCCTTGCCGTGGTGGCATTTGTCGGCGAAAGAACGAATGAAGTCGACCGCCTTCTCGGCCGATTCACGATCGAGCCTGCCCTCGCGGAGCGCTTCTTCTGCGAGCCGCTCGACAGCCGTGAGGACTACTTCTATCACCCGATGTTCATCGGATAGGATTGCTGTAGGATTCATAATTCGATACTCCTGACACTAATTGAATTTGAACAACACTGACATTTAAGTTCGTCGTCGATGACGAACCGGCTTTTTCTGTACTTTTGCGTCACCGTTGGCCACATCGGCCAGCGTAGTCGCTTTTAGGAAACCCATGTATTCGTCCCGAATCCGGCTCCAGCGATCGTGTAGGGCGCAGGGCGAATTCTCGTCGCACCGGGAGCGCCCCATAAAGCAGCCGTTCCACTTGCTGACCCGCTCGACCGGCTCCAGGATGTCGTACAGAGTGATCCGGACGCTTTTCCGGGCGAGCCGGAAACCGCCGCCGAAACCTTTCTGTGACTCCAGTAACCCCAACTCGGCCAACTGCTTGAGCAGCTTGCCCAGGTAGTTTTGCGGGGCGCCGACTTCTCTGGCGATCTTGGCCGCACCGGCGTACTCGCCCGACCGCAGTTGGGCCAGGAACGAGAGCGCGAGCGTGGCGTGGATACCGGTTCGGGAAATC carries:
- a CDS encoding TolC family protein produces the protein MHTPSVSQAVLLGGLLAVVFVPPARSRDLTLQEALDIGLSRTMRGEMIEGNLEVAQQLYSARRINMYLPEISINGSLPSFRKSLAYQPFRNPLDRQPFKTRNLDFSSFIELKQTLVTGGTLTATADLTSEDNRYPDTRYDPVDEVFVDQLRKQGSFSFSLAQPLFRPSSVKNELHNREDDLKIAEVTRLEETTALKKEITEAYLGTLQLALQAEIAGDKLKKASLQEHIDSAKLSDGVLSEEGYLLTGSARLDAELEGHSVENQLGEQRRELATLLDFDATDTLNLALPPVPTHIDEATRQRLIADWENAAPIKKAEHQYAKAKREADYAAAGHGVTGDLAASYSFGKQRIETERAVDADGARETTEEDVSTNSWTVALQVKVPLWDGGAGSAAVRAARYQAEQDRYEFTRAQRSARAKIINLINELDVSYQRLAIINKQIGLAEERLAIAQGRFADGRISELTLLESRTFLLETRDRYLEELKKYLLNRIDLESKYLS
- a CDS encoding ABC transporter permease, with amino-acid sequence MDYSRVLQISTDSLTAHKLRTALTMLGVIMGVAAVVSMLSIGEGAKQEALEQISILGINNIIVNARIPEETPGAIQSLGRSPGLCLEDGANIAQFSDLVVNVVPQRFEPIPTVGYSGGEAAVRVVATEPSFVYSSSIDVERGRFITELDNDEFSQVCVLGAKAKRELFAFEDPIGKSVRAGDLDFVVIGVMADKYIGRGKVEGLELKNFNEDVYIPFRTAAKKFDRVVPQAERQIFWRHGGMTETEPQQAYNTPEIDQLTITVADLEFIPAVSKLVQQVLKRRHGGVEDYEIVVPESLLRQSQKTQQIFNIVMGAIAGLSLLVGGIGIMNIMLATVLERTREIGVRRAVGARQSDILRQFLLEAVVICLLGCAIGLAVGYIISRAITFYAGWPTIISLFSIVLAVGVSTAVGLIFGIYPARKAAQLDVIESLRYE
- a CDS encoding efflux RND transporter periplasmic adaptor subunit — protein: MSKYAIGALVLIIIVGGYLGVNALFTKGYEIPTVQASVGPLNITQQATGTVDAARAYTLSAPRIRSLQITWLAPEGSHVEVGDTIIKFDATQQLAELADNESTLKIMQTTLERAKQEYTIQKKNLELELQRAERKYDEQKHEAPRLAEEARLELDLAKLNYQGKLDQLTSDVQKAELEVQRARDKVNIARKELEQMTITAPIPGMVVYLEIWKGSAMAKVQEGDSPWPGQGLVNLPDLSEMIVKAAVSEVDAARVDSGQQVIVTLDAVPDRKYAGEVIKKSTLARKKDPNSKINVFDIEVVIDDKDEQLKPGMSAACRIVIDQTPDLVKVPLEAVFEKEGRTVVYLDNKREAEVKVGRRNDMEIEITEGLKGGEKICLVDPTLEEPTLPGEKATEPELNKGRRMPQGEGAQRPQGGQQHPQGGRRPR
- a CDS encoding lysophospholipid acyltransferase family protein, which encodes MASLKHRIEYLAALFGMAVANVLSARLADAFGAALGRVAHLLLTSRRRLAFDNMKQALGTELTDRQIRDLVRGVFTNLGRTAVGLARFRRMDSSDTKAIVDGSALGPVRRALEAGRGAVIVSAHYGNWELCGTGLAALGFPTHALALTQQNPLINGLVINLRERIGVKVWEVPANTRPVFRALQDNHLVLMIADQHASAGTLVMDFFGRPAAVARGPALFALRCDCPLVPVLLRRDNYDRHVYVVGDVILPPHSGDDEADIRAMTAAYLSFLEAQIRNRPELWMWTHDRWKIKVRVSNYAEESA
- a CDS encoding hemerythrin domain-containing protein; the encoded protein is MNPTAILSDEHRVIEVVLTAVERLAEEALREGRLDRESAEKAVDFIRSFADKCHHGKEENHLFAALIENGMTKEGGPVGQMLYEHDQGRQFVAGMAGNIEAASGGDATAVRAFAHNAGGYVELLRAHIQKEDRVLFPMADRILSGDEQNRLLEAFGHVESHHMGEGTHAKYLKLAVALADKYGVPHKIEVKTSCGCHH
- a CDS encoding Rrf2 family transcriptional regulator, giving the protein MISRTGIHATLALSFLAQLRSGEYAGAAKIAREVGAPQNYLGKLLKQLAELGLLESQKGFGGGFRLARKSVRITLYDILEPVERVSKWNGCFMGRSRCDENSPCALHDRWSRIRDEYMGFLKATTLADVANGDAKVQKKPVRHRRRT